A genome region from Magnolia sinica isolate HGM2019 chromosome 8, MsV1, whole genome shotgun sequence includes the following:
- the LOC131252839 gene encoding probable plastidic glucose transporter 2 isoform X5 codes for MVDIGLVVSICLGGAFVGCLLSGWIADGIGRRRAFQLSALPMIIGASLSATTKNLEGMLLGRLFVGIGMGLGPPVASLYVTEVSPSFVRGTYGSFIQIATCLGIIGALFIGILTKEILGWWRVCFWVSAIPAAILAVGMEFCAESPHWLYKQGKCVEAEAEFERLLGGSHVKSAMTELSRSDRGDDVESVRFSDLIYGRNFRVVFIGSTLFALQQLSGINAVFYFSSAVFKSAGVPSDVANMCVGFANLLGSIVAMLLMDKLGRRVLLLGSFMGMAVAMGLQVTAATLHYQASGALYLSVGGMLLFVLTFALGAGPVPALLLPEIFPSRIRAKAMAICMCVHWVVNFFVGLLFLRLLEQLGPQILYSIFSSFCLMAVFFVKRNVVETKGKSLQEIEIALLPSE; via the exons ATGGTGGACATAGGTCTTGTTGTTAGTATTTGTTTGGGTGGTGCCTTTGTTGGATGTCTTCTTAGTGGTTGGATTGCTGATGGGATTGGACGTCGTAGGGCTTTCCAGTTGAGTGCTTTGCCAATGATTATTGGGGCTTCTCTCAG TGCAACAACAAAAAATTTGGAGGGTATGCTACTTGGGAGGTTGTTTGTTGGAATAGGAATGGGCCTTGGACCACCTGTTGCATCTCTTTATGTGACAGAG GTTTCACCTTCTTTTGTGAGGGGTACTTATGGAAGCTTTATTCAAATTGCAACATGTCTGGGAATTATAGGGGCTCTTTTTATTGGAATCCTGACAAAGGAGATTTTGGGTTG GTGGCGTGTGTGTTTCTGGGTTTCTGCCATTCCTGCTGCAATACTTGCTGTTGGCATGGAGTTCTGTGCAGAGAGTCCTCACTggctttataag CAAGGAAAATGTGTTGAAGCTGAAGCTGAATTTGAGAGGCTCTTGGGAGGATCACATGTCAAATCTGCGATGACGGAGCTATCACGGTCAGACAGAGGGGATGACGTGGAAAGTGTACGGTTTTCAGATCTAATTTATGGTCGCAATTTCAGAG TTGTTTTTATTGGATCAACACTATTTGCTTTACAGCAGTTATCTGGTATAAATGCTGTATTCTATTTCTCTTCGGCCGTCTTTAAGAGTGCAGGAGTACCTTCAGATGTGGCAAACATGTGTGTAGGATTTGCAAATTTATTGG GATCAATTGTTGCAATGCTTTTGATGGATAAACTAGGAAGGAGGGTACTTCTTCTGGGGAGCTTCATGGGCATG GCGGTAGCAATGGGCCTACAGGTCACTGCAGCAACTCTTCATTATCAAGCATCTGGAGCTTTGTATCTGTCTGTTGGTGGAATGTTATT GTTTGTCCTGACATTTGCACTGGGAGCTGGTCCAGTCCCTGCCCTTCTCTTACCAGAAATTTTTCCCAGCCGGATTCGAGCAAAAGCTATGGCAATCTGCATGTGCGTGCATTGG GTTGTGAATTTCTTTGTTGGTTTGCTGTTCTTGCGCTTGCTGGAACAACTCGGACCGCAGATCTTGTACTCGATATTTTCTTCCTTTTGCTTGATGGCAGTGTTCTTTGTGAAAAGGAACGTGGTTGAGACCAAAGGAAAGTCTCTCCAGGAAATCGAGATTGCACTTCTACCGTCAGAATAG
- the LOC131252839 gene encoding probable plastidic glucose transporter 2 isoform X3 codes for MGQEGTHPSWRLSLPHVCVATISSFLFGYHIGVVNEPLESIALDLGFGGNTLAEGLVVSICLGGAFVGCLLSGWIADGIGRRRAFQLSALPMIIGASLSATTKNLEGMLLGRLFVGIGMGLGPPVASLYVTEVSPSFVRGTYGSFIQIATCLGIIGALFIGILTKEILGWWRVCFWVSAIPAAILAVGMEFCAESPHWLYKQGKCVEAEAEFERLLGGSHVKSAMTELSRSDRGDDVESVRFSDLIYGRNFRVVFIGSTLFALQQLSGINAVFYFSSAVFKSAGVPSDVANMCVGFANLLGSIVAMLLMDKLGRRVLLLGSFMGMAVAMGLQVTAATLHYQASGALYLSVGGMLLFVLTFALGAGPVPALLLPEIFPSRIRAKAMAICMCVHWVVNFFVGLLFLRLLEQLGPQILYSIFSSFCLMAVFFVKRNVVETKGKSLQEIEIALLPSE; via the exons ATGGGGCAAGAAGGTACACACCCTTCTTGGAGACTCTCTTTGCCGCATGTCTGTGTAGCTACCATTTCTTCATTCTTATTTGGTTACCACATTGG AGTTGTTAACGAGCCACTTGAAAGCATTGCTTTAGATCTTGGGTTTGGTGGGAATACTTTGGCTGAAG GTCTTGTTGTTAGTATTTGTTTGGGTGGTGCCTTTGTTGGATGTCTTCTTAGTGGTTGGATTGCTGATGGGATTGGACGTCGTAGGGCTTTCCAGTTGAGTGCTTTGCCAATGATTATTGGGGCTTCTCTCAG TGCAACAACAAAAAATTTGGAGGGTATGCTACTTGGGAGGTTGTTTGTTGGAATAGGAATGGGCCTTGGACCACCTGTTGCATCTCTTTATGTGACAGAG GTTTCACCTTCTTTTGTGAGGGGTACTTATGGAAGCTTTATTCAAATTGCAACATGTCTGGGAATTATAGGGGCTCTTTTTATTGGAATCCTGACAAAGGAGATTTTGGGTTG GTGGCGTGTGTGTTTCTGGGTTTCTGCCATTCCTGCTGCAATACTTGCTGTTGGCATGGAGTTCTGTGCAGAGAGTCCTCACTggctttataag CAAGGAAAATGTGTTGAAGCTGAAGCTGAATTTGAGAGGCTCTTGGGAGGATCACATGTCAAATCTGCGATGACGGAGCTATCACGGTCAGACAGAGGGGATGACGTGGAAAGTGTACGGTTTTCAGATCTAATTTATGGTCGCAATTTCAGAG TTGTTTTTATTGGATCAACACTATTTGCTTTACAGCAGTTATCTGGTATAAATGCTGTATTCTATTTCTCTTCGGCCGTCTTTAAGAGTGCAGGAGTACCTTCAGATGTGGCAAACATGTGTGTAGGATTTGCAAATTTATTGG GATCAATTGTTGCAATGCTTTTGATGGATAAACTAGGAAGGAGGGTACTTCTTCTGGGGAGCTTCATGGGCATG GCGGTAGCAATGGGCCTACAGGTCACTGCAGCAACTCTTCATTATCAAGCATCTGGAGCTTTGTATCTGTCTGTTGGTGGAATGTTATT GTTTGTCCTGACATTTGCACTGGGAGCTGGTCCAGTCCCTGCCCTTCTCTTACCAGAAATTTTTCCCAGCCGGATTCGAGCAAAAGCTATGGCAATCTGCATGTGCGTGCATTGG GTTGTGAATTTCTTTGTTGGTTTGCTGTTCTTGCGCTTGCTGGAACAACTCGGACCGCAGATCTTGTACTCGATATTTTCTTCCTTTTGCTTGATGGCAGTGTTCTTTGTGAAAAGGAACGTGGTTGAGACCAAAGGAAAGTCTCTCCAGGAAATCGAGATTGCACTTCTACCGTCAGAATAG
- the LOC131252840 gene encoding uncharacterized protein LOC131252840, translated as MDLNFTRSLCTWICNYLAHCYCEGGYIAFDKEAVRGFLISTGLLSRNGKGTDGMFGWVCKSTCSCHKLSDARFWFSVLHYVPFHVTIFLTSCLSFLTHQLMVAFSSTTVAMLMPLFRKMQGELGANAILVVSIAACKAGAAEKEQSTTNTVPRIQTRANAVSTSMSSSCCCYRDDCLSRLWSNDSLR; from the exons ATGGACTTGAACTTTACACGTTCCCTATGCACATGGATTTGCAATTATCTTGCTCATTGTTATTGTGAAGGTGGCTACATTGCCTTTGACAAAGAAGCAG TGCGTGGGTTTCTTATTAGCACTGGACTCTTGAGCAGAAATGGGAAAGGCACTGATGGTATGTTTGGTTGGGTATGCAAATCCACATGTTCTTGTCATAAGTTATCTGATGCAAGGTTTTGGTTTTCTGTACTACATTATGTGCCATTTCATGTTACTATATTCTTAACTTCCTGTTTAAGTTTTCTTACTCATCAGTTGATGGTGGCATTCTCTTCCACCACAGTGGCAATGTTGATGCCATTGTTCAGAAA GATGCAGGGGGAACTTGGTGCAAATGCTATATTAGTTGTGTCAATTGCTGCTTGTAAAGCTGGTGCTGCTGAAAAGgag CAGTCTACTACGAATACTGTGCCCAG AATCCAAACACGTGCAAATGCTGTTTCCACCTCAATGTCTTCAAGCTGTTGCTGTTATAGGGACGACTGTCTTTCTCGTCTCTGGTCG AATGACAGTTTAAGATGA
- the LOC131252839 gene encoding probable plastidic glucose transporter 2 isoform X1, protein MWGRPILRDSSSMHKRLSSREGMDLLDREGNSERSQNGMGQEGTHPSWRLSLPHVCVATISSFLFGYHIGVVNEPLESIALDLGFGGNTLAEGLVVSICLGGAFVGCLLSGWIADGIGRRRAFQLSALPMIIGASLSATTKNLEGMLLGRLFVGIGMGLGPPVASLYVTEVSPSFVRGTYGSFIQIATCLGIIGALFIGILTKEILGWWRVCFWVSAIPAAILAVGMEFCAESPHWLYKQGKCVEAEAEFERLLGGSHVKSAMTELSRSDRGDDVESVRFSDLIYGRNFRVVFIGSTLFALQQLSGINAVFYFSSAVFKSAGVPSDVANMCVGFANLLGSIVAMLLMDKLGRRVLLLGSFMGMAVAMGLQVTAATLHYQASGALYLSVGGMLLFVLTFALGAGPVPALLLPEIFPSRIRAKAMAICMCVHWVVNFFVGLLFLRLLEQLGPQILYSIFSSFCLMAVFFVKRNVVETKGKSLQEIEIALLPSE, encoded by the exons ATGTGGGGACGCCCAATTCTGCGTGATTCTTCTTCCATGCACAAACGGTTGTCATCGAGGGAGGGCATGGATCTACTAGACAGAGAAGGTAATtcag AACGTTCACAGAATGGCATGGGGCAAGAAGGTACACACCCTTCTTGGAGACTCTCTTTGCCGCATGTCTGTGTAGCTACCATTTCTTCATTCTTATTTGGTTACCACATTGG AGTTGTTAACGAGCCACTTGAAAGCATTGCTTTAGATCTTGGGTTTGGTGGGAATACTTTGGCTGAAG GTCTTGTTGTTAGTATTTGTTTGGGTGGTGCCTTTGTTGGATGTCTTCTTAGTGGTTGGATTGCTGATGGGATTGGACGTCGTAGGGCTTTCCAGTTGAGTGCTTTGCCAATGATTATTGGGGCTTCTCTCAG TGCAACAACAAAAAATTTGGAGGGTATGCTACTTGGGAGGTTGTTTGTTGGAATAGGAATGGGCCTTGGACCACCTGTTGCATCTCTTTATGTGACAGAG GTTTCACCTTCTTTTGTGAGGGGTACTTATGGAAGCTTTATTCAAATTGCAACATGTCTGGGAATTATAGGGGCTCTTTTTATTGGAATCCTGACAAAGGAGATTTTGGGTTG GTGGCGTGTGTGTTTCTGGGTTTCTGCCATTCCTGCTGCAATACTTGCTGTTGGCATGGAGTTCTGTGCAGAGAGTCCTCACTggctttataag CAAGGAAAATGTGTTGAAGCTGAAGCTGAATTTGAGAGGCTCTTGGGAGGATCACATGTCAAATCTGCGATGACGGAGCTATCACGGTCAGACAGAGGGGATGACGTGGAAAGTGTACGGTTTTCAGATCTAATTTATGGTCGCAATTTCAGAG TTGTTTTTATTGGATCAACACTATTTGCTTTACAGCAGTTATCTGGTATAAATGCTGTATTCTATTTCTCTTCGGCCGTCTTTAAGAGTGCAGGAGTACCTTCAGATGTGGCAAACATGTGTGTAGGATTTGCAAATTTATTGG GATCAATTGTTGCAATGCTTTTGATGGATAAACTAGGAAGGAGGGTACTTCTTCTGGGGAGCTTCATGGGCATG GCGGTAGCAATGGGCCTACAGGTCACTGCAGCAACTCTTCATTATCAAGCATCTGGAGCTTTGTATCTGTCTGTTGGTGGAATGTTATT GTTTGTCCTGACATTTGCACTGGGAGCTGGTCCAGTCCCTGCCCTTCTCTTACCAGAAATTTTTCCCAGCCGGATTCGAGCAAAAGCTATGGCAATCTGCATGTGCGTGCATTGG GTTGTGAATTTCTTTGTTGGTTTGCTGTTCTTGCGCTTGCTGGAACAACTCGGACCGCAGATCTTGTACTCGATATTTTCTTCCTTTTGCTTGATGGCAGTGTTCTTTGTGAAAAGGAACGTGGTTGAGACCAAAGGAAAGTCTCTCCAGGAAATCGAGATTGCACTTCTACCGTCAGAATAG
- the LOC131252839 gene encoding probable plastidic glucose transporter 2 isoform X4 has translation MWGRPILRDSSSMHKRLSSREGMDLLDREGNSERSQNGMGQEGTHPSWRLSLPHVCVATISSFLFGYHIGVVNEPLESIALDLGFGGNTLAEGLVVSICLGGAFVGCLLSGWIADGIGRRRAFQLSALPMIIGASLSATTKNLEGMLLGRLFVGIGMGLGPPVASLYVTEVSPSFVRGTYGSFIQIATCLGIIGALFIGILTKEILGWWRVCFWVSAIPAAILAVGMEFCAESPHWLYKQGKCVEAEAEFERLLGGSHVKSAMTELSRSDRGDDVESVRFSDLIYGRNFRVVFIGSTLFALQQLSGINAVFYFSSAVFKSAGVPSDVANMCVGFANLLGSIVAMLLMDKLGRRVLLLGSFMGMAVAMGLQVTAATLHYQASGALYLSVGGMLLFVLTFALGAGPVPALLLPEIFPSRIRAKAMAICMCVHWVVPMFINSES, from the exons ATGTGGGGACGCCCAATTCTGCGTGATTCTTCTTCCATGCACAAACGGTTGTCATCGAGGGAGGGCATGGATCTACTAGACAGAGAAGGTAATtcag AACGTTCACAGAATGGCATGGGGCAAGAAGGTACACACCCTTCTTGGAGACTCTCTTTGCCGCATGTCTGTGTAGCTACCATTTCTTCATTCTTATTTGGTTACCACATTGG AGTTGTTAACGAGCCACTTGAAAGCATTGCTTTAGATCTTGGGTTTGGTGGGAATACTTTGGCTGAAG GTCTTGTTGTTAGTATTTGTTTGGGTGGTGCCTTTGTTGGATGTCTTCTTAGTGGTTGGATTGCTGATGGGATTGGACGTCGTAGGGCTTTCCAGTTGAGTGCTTTGCCAATGATTATTGGGGCTTCTCTCAG TGCAACAACAAAAAATTTGGAGGGTATGCTACTTGGGAGGTTGTTTGTTGGAATAGGAATGGGCCTTGGACCACCTGTTGCATCTCTTTATGTGACAGAG GTTTCACCTTCTTTTGTGAGGGGTACTTATGGAAGCTTTATTCAAATTGCAACATGTCTGGGAATTATAGGGGCTCTTTTTATTGGAATCCTGACAAAGGAGATTTTGGGTTG GTGGCGTGTGTGTTTCTGGGTTTCTGCCATTCCTGCTGCAATACTTGCTGTTGGCATGGAGTTCTGTGCAGAGAGTCCTCACTggctttataag CAAGGAAAATGTGTTGAAGCTGAAGCTGAATTTGAGAGGCTCTTGGGAGGATCACATGTCAAATCTGCGATGACGGAGCTATCACGGTCAGACAGAGGGGATGACGTGGAAAGTGTACGGTTTTCAGATCTAATTTATGGTCGCAATTTCAGAG TTGTTTTTATTGGATCAACACTATTTGCTTTACAGCAGTTATCTGGTATAAATGCTGTATTCTATTTCTCTTCGGCCGTCTTTAAGAGTGCAGGAGTACCTTCAGATGTGGCAAACATGTGTGTAGGATTTGCAAATTTATTGG GATCAATTGTTGCAATGCTTTTGATGGATAAACTAGGAAGGAGGGTACTTCTTCTGGGGAGCTTCATGGGCATG GCGGTAGCAATGGGCCTACAGGTCACTGCAGCAACTCTTCATTATCAAGCATCTGGAGCTTTGTATCTGTCTGTTGGTGGAATGTTATT GTTTGTCCTGACATTTGCACTGGGAGCTGGTCCAGTCCCTGCCCTTCTCTTACCAGAAATTTTTCCCAGCCGGATTCGAGCAAAAGCTATGGCAATCTGCATGTGCGTGCATTGG GTTGTGCCCATGTTCATTAATTCAGAAAGTTGa
- the LOC131254123 gene encoding serine/arginine-rich splicing factor SC35-like — protein sequence MDVVMPRDKESGAFRGFALIHMESEVELARAVSMIHGLSFGGKKILVQRARYGPNLISSKLSPPKQAPTKNIDSNASHPLKTRPVYRPVSDQPKSSVAHSFKDALILGAPAFCPVLSPDAEIGGLMENGET from the coding sequence ATGGACGTCGTCATGCCCAGAGATAAAGAGAGTGGAGCCTTTCGTGGTTTTGCCCTTATTCACATGGAAAGCGAGGTTGAGCTCGCGCGAGCAGTCAGTATGATTCATGGATTGAGCTTCGGAGGTAAGAAGATCCTAGTGCAACGAGCGCGGTATGGTCCCAATTTGATATCATCTAAGCTCAGTCCTCCAAAGCAGGCCCCTACCAAAAACATCGATTCTAATGCCTCCCATCCTCTTAAAACTAGGCCAGTTTATCGTCCGGTTTCTGATCAGCCTAAGTCGTCCGTAGCACACTCGTTCAAAGACGCTCTCATCCTTGGTGCGCCGGCTTTTTGCCCAGTTCTATCACCTGATGCTGAAATAGGAGGGTTGATGGAGAATGGCGAGACCTGA
- the LOC131252839 gene encoding probable plastidic glucose transporter 2 isoform X2 — protein sequence MWGRPILRDSSSMHKRLSSREGMDLLDREERSQNGMGQEGTHPSWRLSLPHVCVATISSFLFGYHIGVVNEPLESIALDLGFGGNTLAEGLVVSICLGGAFVGCLLSGWIADGIGRRRAFQLSALPMIIGASLSATTKNLEGMLLGRLFVGIGMGLGPPVASLYVTEVSPSFVRGTYGSFIQIATCLGIIGALFIGILTKEILGWWRVCFWVSAIPAAILAVGMEFCAESPHWLYKQGKCVEAEAEFERLLGGSHVKSAMTELSRSDRGDDVESVRFSDLIYGRNFRVVFIGSTLFALQQLSGINAVFYFSSAVFKSAGVPSDVANMCVGFANLLGSIVAMLLMDKLGRRVLLLGSFMGMAVAMGLQVTAATLHYQASGALYLSVGGMLLFVLTFALGAGPVPALLLPEIFPSRIRAKAMAICMCVHWVVNFFVGLLFLRLLEQLGPQILYSIFSSFCLMAVFFVKRNVVETKGKSLQEIEIALLPSE from the exons ATGTGGGGACGCCCAATTCTGCGTGATTCTTCTTCCATGCACAAACGGTTGTCATCGAGGGAGGGCATGGATCTACTAGACAGAGAAG AACGTTCACAGAATGGCATGGGGCAAGAAGGTACACACCCTTCTTGGAGACTCTCTTTGCCGCATGTCTGTGTAGCTACCATTTCTTCATTCTTATTTGGTTACCACATTGG AGTTGTTAACGAGCCACTTGAAAGCATTGCTTTAGATCTTGGGTTTGGTGGGAATACTTTGGCTGAAG GTCTTGTTGTTAGTATTTGTTTGGGTGGTGCCTTTGTTGGATGTCTTCTTAGTGGTTGGATTGCTGATGGGATTGGACGTCGTAGGGCTTTCCAGTTGAGTGCTTTGCCAATGATTATTGGGGCTTCTCTCAG TGCAACAACAAAAAATTTGGAGGGTATGCTACTTGGGAGGTTGTTTGTTGGAATAGGAATGGGCCTTGGACCACCTGTTGCATCTCTTTATGTGACAGAG GTTTCACCTTCTTTTGTGAGGGGTACTTATGGAAGCTTTATTCAAATTGCAACATGTCTGGGAATTATAGGGGCTCTTTTTATTGGAATCCTGACAAAGGAGATTTTGGGTTG GTGGCGTGTGTGTTTCTGGGTTTCTGCCATTCCTGCTGCAATACTTGCTGTTGGCATGGAGTTCTGTGCAGAGAGTCCTCACTggctttataag CAAGGAAAATGTGTTGAAGCTGAAGCTGAATTTGAGAGGCTCTTGGGAGGATCACATGTCAAATCTGCGATGACGGAGCTATCACGGTCAGACAGAGGGGATGACGTGGAAAGTGTACGGTTTTCAGATCTAATTTATGGTCGCAATTTCAGAG TTGTTTTTATTGGATCAACACTATTTGCTTTACAGCAGTTATCTGGTATAAATGCTGTATTCTATTTCTCTTCGGCCGTCTTTAAGAGTGCAGGAGTACCTTCAGATGTGGCAAACATGTGTGTAGGATTTGCAAATTTATTGG GATCAATTGTTGCAATGCTTTTGATGGATAAACTAGGAAGGAGGGTACTTCTTCTGGGGAGCTTCATGGGCATG GCGGTAGCAATGGGCCTACAGGTCACTGCAGCAACTCTTCATTATCAAGCATCTGGAGCTTTGTATCTGTCTGTTGGTGGAATGTTATT GTTTGTCCTGACATTTGCACTGGGAGCTGGTCCAGTCCCTGCCCTTCTCTTACCAGAAATTTTTCCCAGCCGGATTCGAGCAAAAGCTATGGCAATCTGCATGTGCGTGCATTGG GTTGTGAATTTCTTTGTTGGTTTGCTGTTCTTGCGCTTGCTGGAACAACTCGGACCGCAGATCTTGTACTCGATATTTTCTTCCTTTTGCTTGATGGCAGTGTTCTTTGTGAAAAGGAACGTGGTTGAGACCAAAGGAAAGTCTCTCCAGGAAATCGAGATTGCACTTCTACCGTCAGAATAG